Genomic DNA from Chlorogloeopsis sp. ULAP01:
TTGGCGATATGCAGTTAATAAGTTCTTGATTGTAACTAGTAACTTCTTGCATAACTTTCCCCCAGCTTTTAATATATTGCACCAATTATAAATAATCTCCTAAACCTTTTAGGTTAATCTCAACACTCGTCTGCGTTGACAAAATTATTTTCGCGTTAGCTTTATAAGCTTCTGTAGATCAGAGCGCAATTTTTATTGACTTGAGCGAGGCTTATTGTTTGCTCCCTATTAGATTAAGATTTAGTTAATTCTGTTAAAAATAGGTAATTTTAATCTTAAGCTTCAGTTAATTTTACTAAAATGAGGTGAATTTCATCTCATCTTTAAGCCATGTTGCAGAAAAGTATTCACGTGATTGGGCGCTACATTCCCATTCTGCAATGGTTATCTCACTATCGACTGTCTTGGCTGCGTCAAGATTTTATGGCTGGGTTGACTGTCTGGGCGGTAATGGTTCCTACTGCGCTTGCCTATACAGGAATTGCTGGCGTTCCCCCTGCTGTAGGATTGTACACTGTGCCACTAAGTCTCCTAGCTTATGCTTTTTTTGGTACCTCTCGCGCCTTAGTTGTCGGCCCGGATTCAGCAACCGCCTTGCTGTCAGCTCATACTATAGTAATGTTTGCTACTCCAGACTCGTCAGAGTACCTTGCCCTGACGTCTTTACTTGCCTTTTTGGTAAGTCTACTTTTGATTGGATTCGGACTGCTACGTATGGGATGGGTAGCTAATTTCATTTCCCAGCCAGTCATGCAGGGCTTTGTTCAAGGGCTAGCACTTGTAACATTAATGACGCAACTGCCCAAGCTGTTCGGAGTTAAAGAGGTTAGTGGCAACTTTTTTGAGAGATTGGACGCGCTTTTTTCAGAATTGCCTCACACCCATCTCACAACCTTGGTGATGGGACTAGTTAGCCTGTTGCTTTTGTTTGCTCTCAGCCAATGGTTTCCTCGATTGCCAGCAGCTTTCTTGACTATTTTAATAGCTGTTTTAGTAGTTTCCTTATTCGGCTTACAACATAGTGGTATTGTCCTTGTTGGCAATATTAAAGCAGGATTGCCTCCCATCGGACTGCCGAAGATAAATTCGCAACACCTCAGCTTGTTGTTGCAAGGAGCCTTAGCGATCGTACTCCTAGATTATACGGAGTCTCTGGCGGCTGCTGAAACGGCTGCTCAAAAAACGGGTGGGCATATCGATCATAACCAAGAAGCGATCGCTCTAGGGATGGCTAATTTAGGAGCAAGTGTGAGTTCTGGCTTTGTGGTAGCTGGCAGCCTTTCTCAATCAGCAGTAAGTATGGTGGCTGGTGGCAAGACTCAGATAGCATCAATTTTTCAAGCCGCTTTGGTGCTGCTGACTTTACTGTTTTTGATGCCCTTATTTAGTAACCTTCCTTTGGCTGTACTGGGTGCGATCGTGGTTAAGGCTATGCTTACCATGCTTAATCCGATTTACTTCAGGCAACTATGGAGCATTGATCGCACAGAATTTTGTTTGGCATTAGCCGCTTGCTTGGGCGAACTTGCTTTCGGAATCCTACCA
This window encodes:
- a CDS encoding SulP family inorganic anion transporter, which gives rise to MLQKSIHVIGRYIPILQWLSHYRLSWLRQDFMAGLTVWAVMVPTALAYTGIAGVPPAVGLYTVPLSLLAYAFFGTSRALVVGPDSATALLSAHTIVMFATPDSSEYLALTSLLAFLVSLLLIGFGLLRMGWVANFISQPVMQGFVQGLALVTLMTQLPKLFGVKEVSGNFFERLDALFSELPHTHLTTLVMGLVSLLLLFALSQWFPRLPAAFLTILIAVLVVSLFGLQHSGIVLVGNIKAGLPPIGLPKINSQHLSLLLQGALAIVLLDYTESLAAAETAAQKTGGHIDHNQEAIALGMANLGASVSSGFVVAGSLSQSAVSMVAGGKTQIASIFQAALVLLTLLFLMPLFSNLPLAVLGAIVVKAMLTMLNPIYFRQLWSIDRTEFCLALAACLGELAFGILPGIGLGVLLSLIVLIYRTSHPQTAVLGKLPNQSGTYRDIVLHREAVTVPGLLIYRFDAILFFANASFFAQDLKRRIKNSKQPVQEVLVDAQTINSVDITAAQMLVKLHDQLKAQNISLSLAGVKDPVWEMMRSTGVEKAISRENFFESITEGVNAFLKQQTITEKSSEKA